The following is a genomic window from Zalophus californianus isolate mZalCal1 chromosome 10, mZalCal1.pri.v2, whole genome shotgun sequence.
CTGGCGGCGCTCTCCCAGAGAGAGCTGTGGGCCCCTGGCTGAGCCTCGGTGTCTGCCAGGGAGCTAGTCCCCAGTCCCCAGGTACCCGTCCCTCCAACCGCCCTACTCGCAGCCCCTTTTCTGAAAAATCCTACAACCTAGATACCTAGAGCCTGGGTGCCTGCCTAACACCGGCCTATTCCTCTCACCTGGGATCCTTGAACACTGTGCCGACAGAGGTGCGCCCCTCAGTTGCCAGTAGGCCCAGCCAGACTGTTTTATCCACTTGGGGGTGTCGCCTCTCTGCACCTTCTAGGACAAAGCCCTGGGGCCTGCGTTTCCCCAGGAGAACAGCAGTATGGAGCCTGGCTTCCCCAGTCTCAGGGTCTTCTCAGGGCTGTGCTTGGCACAGCTCCCGCCCCCCTCCGTCAGCTCCCAGAGGGTCTCAGGACCCTTACCCAAGGGAAAGGCTTTCTAGAAGCTTCCACAGCATCCATTCTTTACCCTctcagagcagggagcacagcagcagaggctgtggggaaggaaggaaagaaacaaagtgtCCGCTGCCTactttcttccccacccctcgCGCCCCCACAGCTCAGAACGGAGCATTGGAGGAGCACTGGGGTCTCTGCGCCCCAGTTCAGATGCAGGAAAGTGGAATCCCTCCCAAACACTCTCACAGACAGACTTACCCTACCGCCATGCTGCTAAATGCATTCTCTACAGGCACCCTCCATACCAGGCCCCGGAGAAACGATAGGCCCCTCCAGCCTTTCAGCTTCCTGCCTACAAACCTCCTCAAATAATTCCAGGTACTCGACTTCGTACCTCTTTATAAGAAACCCAACACCCTGCAGACATTCCAGCAAACCTAGATAGGGCCTACACTGCTCCACACACACCACCAACTTCCCCGACAAATATTCCCCCATTTGCCCCCCACAAAGATCCCTTAAAAGCACCTGAAGGGCACTTTcgccccctccttcctccccctcaccCAGCGCCTGGGAGGCTGGGACCAGCAGGTGGGAAAGAGCTGGCCCGTCCTGCTAGCCAATGCCCTCTGCTTGCTTCCGTCAGCAATCCCAGCCAAGTCCCCTACTCTCAGTGGGCCCAAGCTCATCTCCACAACCCCTTACCCTGGAGCCACCCGGTGAGCACAGTGAGAGGCAGTGGGGACCAGCCGTGaaccttcttcctctttcagccACTGCTGTATTTTTGCTGGGGAGGGTTAGACACAGAAAGGCTTCTTTGCCCAGTGGAGACACCCCTACCCCTATGGGCCAAAATCAGACTCAGCTGGACCTTCTCAAAAACTGGGGTCTGGaaagaaatgggtacatttccaaatcgcccccccccccaaatagcTAGATAAggagctgggtcctctgcttctTGTTGTGGCTTTGGGCACTACAGAGCTTCCTGAGCCTAAGCAGTGTCCAGTGTCCAAAGGTTTAAGGAGGCCCCCGCAGCAGAAACTGGAGATGGGTTTACTTTGGAATCACCCTCTCTAGCCAGATTCCGGATGAAGccattttttgttggttttgccTGGGCGGACCTGACAACCTGACCTCCCAGGGCTCCTGCTCAGGGATGGAGGTGAGTGGGGCCTCTGTCTCCATTCCTACGGGGGTGGAGGGTTAAGCcgggaaagaagcagaaaactcCCCACTGGCACCTGAACTGGGCTTGCTTTGTATATGAGGCCATGTTACTCTGGTTTCCAGAAGGAGAGTGCTGGAGGGGAGCAAATGAGACAGCCCTGCAGGGTAGAGGCAGCGCCACACATATTGGGGCCTAGGGGATCTAATACTACACTGAAAACAAGGTGGGTGCCCAGGAAAGAGTGGGCTAACAAGGGTATGTGCGTGCCCGGCTGAATTTGCCCTCATGCACGCTGAGCGCGAAtgggtggagagggagggtgTTGACCAAGTGTGGGGCCCGCGTGGGGTCTgcgtgggaggggaggggggaggcgtaGCGACCGCGATGCGTGTTAGTGACTATTCGGCAATTCCTCTGACCACAAGAGACCCTTCCACTATCTAGAATTTGATACAGCAGGCCGGAGAGAGGCTGCCAGCTGGAGCAAAATGGGTGCATtaggtgccccccaccccccgtgcttGGCCTgccagcctcagtctccccaggaAGGCCTCCGCTGGAGCCCCCAGTACTCTGGGCTGAGGTCGGTGTTCTATAGAGCCATGGCCTGCAGACCCCACCCGGAGTCCTTCCAGGGAAATTCTGGGGTACCTTGGGGAGAGGCCCCCAAGTCCCCAGTATTGATCTGAGTCTGCAAGTGTCTTCATTAGCTCAGAGCCTGCCGTCTTTGCCCgtgcctgtccccacccccatccctacGGTCCTGATGCCCACCATTGTCTGTGCCTGAAGAGGCCCATGTATAGAAAAACATGGCCTGAATGATGCTCTCTGGATGCAGCTTTTGGACAGATTTTTATAATTTGGGTCCAAAATACATTTTGGCATGAGGCCACTCTCTTGAAACATTCAGGTAATTAAATAAAaggtgtattttttctttgtttcaattATCGGATTAATTTGCCTTGAAGATAATACAGATGAAAGCTGCATTTGGAAGAAGGTGGGTTCAGGTATTTATTTCTGCCTTCTAAGTGCATCATTATTATGAACATTATCACACATTATTCTTTTGCTATAGAATATTTGCATTGTCTGTGGGATAGTGACACATAAAAGCAAgaattggccaaaaaaaaaaaaaaatgctgaagtggtgacaaaaaaaaaaaaccaaaatctgtcTATCTCCATAGGGGCAGAGGAGGTTAGAGAGCATGGGGACAACATGGAAGATTTTGTCCCTGGGGATgccacccttccctccccatgAGAGTGGTTTTCTCCTGTCGAGAGGCCAGCCTGAGAATTCCTTGGGCCTTGCTGAGCACTGCCTCCCTGGCCGCTCCCAGTTCTTAGACCCACAGCTGAGCTGAGCGCCTGCCTCAGAGCCCTGTGGAgtctggggtgagggtgggggtgaaggCAAGGTGATGACGGAGATGGGAGAGGGCCCACGTTCTGCAAGTGGCCTCCTTGAGGGGCAAATGCACGGGTGGGCAAGGGTGCTGAGCATGCACACCCATGTGCAGACACAACCCTATGCACCAAGACAAATGCCACCCCATGTCCACGGCACTCCCAGCCAGAGCCTCCGATGCTTCCAGGGGCTCGACCCGCACACACCCTCGGCATGCATGCCTCCCAGATCCCCGCTCACCACGACCCACGCTGCTCTCCTTTCTCACCTCTGTGGCCCAGATACCGCCATCCCCGCCCCGCTCTGCAAAACTCCGCCTGCCTCCCGGGGTCAACCGCTGCGGCCCAGCCCTTGGGAACGtctgagagaagaggaagagtcCCCTGACGCCCCAGTGCCTCTCCGCCCTCTCACGGAGCTGGGTGCAGGGGGTCTCTCGTTCCCACCACCAATGACTCCACAGGTCTTACGACCATCAGAGGGGAGCACAGTCAGGGCCCCAAAGCTAgaagaggcagggtggggggaacAGGAGAACACAGAGGGGGTGCGGGATGCAGGGTCagctctgcccccgcccccttccccccaccccgccatcaaagcaaacaaataagaaaataaataccctAAAAGCCAAGGTGGCCCCCCACGATGACACCAGAAGTGGGGCTGCTGCTTCTTGGATGCCCGGCCCTGTCAAGGGGAGAATGTGAAGGTTAAAGTGGTTTCAGTTCTCTCCTTCGcatccccctctctctgccacctGCCCTCCTCGGTCCGTCCCTCCTCCACAGGCCAGGCTGCCCGCTTCCCTCGCAGGGCTCCAGGCAGCACCGGCGGCCACGGGGAGAGAGCAGCCTGGATGCCCGGACGTGCAGGCGGGCAGGGCCCCCGCCAGCCCCACGCTGCTGGGACGACGGCGCCAACTCAGCCCCTGCTCACAGCCCGCGCTGCCTCCGGCCTCCAGCCGAAGCTAAGGGCCCCTGGCTTGAACCTGGAGGAGTAGTCCCTCGCCCAGCGGACACCCTCTCCTCACGGCTCCCGGCTGCTCAGGGCAGAATGAGGGATCTGGGGGCAAGGAGACATGTTTGACTGTCTAGATCTAACTGCAGCGTATCTGTAAAGTCCTCGGCACTGAAGATATGGCCAACCCTGCTAGGTCTCTAGCTTTCTCACCCTTCCATCCCGGAGAGCAGATCCTGGAGCGGCCCAACGTTCCCCTGGtcctgtccttctctgtctcacaTACACAAAAGGTGAGAATACAAAGcagctttttaaatgttaatgttgGGTGTGGAACCTAGTCTCAATATTTTATAGTCTCACCTTCCCAGTATTTTGCTTTCAGGCTAATTTTGACTTAGGGGAATGACGTGGGTGACCCAGCTCCTGATACACCAGGAGAAGTGTGTTCGTGCGGGCGTATGTgggcgtgtgcgtgtgcgtgcgcgcatgtgtgtgttggggcaagGAGGTGAAGCCTTCTACCTCAAACTCAATCCACAACTACtccaccttctttttttaatcaggaagaTAATCTACCTTCATGCAGAGGAAATCATGaacaggcagggctggggagcagggatgAGCCTCCCATCCCAGCCCGATTTCTAGGAGGGGTGCTTGGAACGCCCCCACCCCACTTCTCGGGGCCACAAATGCCCACTCGCCTCCCGGCCTTAGCTCTGCCAGCCCACCCGTTCATAAAGGGCTGTCTCCGTCCGAAATGGTCCTCACACCAAAGAGGGGCCGACCCCCCCCCAACTTGCAGACCGGCTAGAAAATGGACACAAACACAGCTGGGGGACCTGCTTTCCCCCCCTCACAAAGGGGCGTGGGGTCCCTGGAGCGGCAATGGCTCTCCCTGCGgagccctgccctgcagccccccaCACACcgtgtgagggagagggaggaggtgacAAGGACCCAGGAGGCACGGAGCATGTTTGGTGACCGGCAGCCTCAGCCTCTCCCAGAAATCTGGCCTCTGGGGGACCAGAAGTAGTCTGCGGGGCCTCcagcccccactgccccccagggGTCCCAGCCTGTCGCCCAGGGTGGGGACAGGAGTGAGAATTGTGCCTTCTCTCTATTGCCCCGGCCCTTCTTGAAAAGCAAGAAATGAAAACGAGCATCAGATGGGGCTGGTGAGAGCTGCAGTGGGGCTCCTGCCCCTTCTGGAACCTCAGCATCTGACCCCAGCACCTCACTGGCCTTTCAGCTCCCCCGGGCCCGTTCCCACCCGCCCGCTCATGGGAAAGGCAGGGAAGAAGACGTTTAGATTAATCTAAAGTCTATAAAATGCTTTGGGGGTTTTTCCTAATTCTGGCCCCCACCTGTTTGGGAATGTggctcctccccccgcccccagccccaggcccccagctccCCAGACCTTGTCCTCCCCTAAGAGCTGAAGTCCCCgggggcagagaggaaaagaggtcCGGAGTCCAAATACAGAcccatctttctcttcccttgcATCCCCGCTAGTCTCCCTGCCCGCCCCTCCTCTGGTACCAGCATTAAGATGTTGGCCTTctgctggagagagggaggggcggaTTAACAGGATCAGTAGTACCGTGACCCTAAAGCCCCTGAATCCCATTGGCAAACTTGGCGAGCTGTCTCCCGTGGgccaggctggggaaggaggggaccAAGAGATGCTCCGGGCTCTGGCggtggggcagggctgctgcCTCGGCTCACCGCTGCTGCCCCGGGCGCCCCGAAGCAGGAGGGGAGACCCCGCTCTGCCAACTCCCCCTCCACACTCACGCCCCACCCCTGTGGGTCACCCCTACAGCTTTCATCAGCCCTTCCTTTCTGTGATTGTTGCGTCGGCCTCCTAATATTACCCCGTGGGCGAAGTAGGGCACCCCGACTGGTTTTAGGGGATCCCATCCCACCCCGGCCCAGGTGCCCGAGGGAGCGAGGACCGTCCGGAATGGCCACTCACCCGGCTTCTGTGAGGAGCAGAGCCGGCTCGGCGGCCCCAGCGCTGGACTGCCTCCCTCCAGCTCCTTCTCCGGGGCGGCTCCAGTGACGTAGCATCTGTCTGTCCATTCAGGAATTCCGctcgcctctctctctctctctctctctctctctctggctgctcTCCCTGGAAGGCAGCAAAGAGGGGGTGCTGCCCCTGTCTGGAGACACCGCGACCACCAAAATGACAGCCCGCCTGGaggaagccccctcccctcccgctcCGAGGCCGGTGTGGGAAGGGGTCTTTGTCATCTCCTCTgttccccacctccttctctgGCCTTCTCCAAcctgaggcaggaagaggggGCTCAGGAAAGCTATTGTTCCCCCAGGCCACCCATATCCCCCAAGGAAGCGCGAGAAAGGGTGTGACAGACGCACACCGTCCCCAGGCTCCTGCCGGGTCCAGCTGACCTTCGGACCTGAGAGCGCGGCGAGATGACGCGTCCAGGGTGGGGAGCGGGGTGGAGAAGGAGGCACAGAAAGAAGACACTTGGCCATTTCGGGGTGTCCCCGAGCCCCCTTCCCaagcctcccccagccctgggccccgtCAGTTCCACAAATCACAAATCCACGGCCTAGTTGTGCAGGAGAAAGTGACCCTTGGGAGACACGGCACCCACGGTGGGGGCGGGAAGGCCAGCGCTTGGAAGGCTAGACGGGAGACGGGAGGGGGTGGGACCACGGATTCAAAGTGGGCGATAAATTATCTCGCTCTCAGAGAAGGGAGAGCCATTTGGGGGCTGGTTTCCAGGGCTGGGGTCCCGAGATTTGCCGGGCTCTGGGGCCCAGGATGGCACAATGGCCGGTCCTCTCCgtcacccccaccccgcccctccctcccctccctcccgctctTCCTGGCCGGCCTGGGAACTCAGTCTGAGCTCGACGTGACAGACAGCAGGCCTGCATGCTAATGAAGTTTGTCCCAAGTTCATTGTCAAAGCCCCCCCCTTCCCcaaggccccctcccctcctctctcataCACAAATCTCCCTCCAACTTTTGTCCCACAGACCTGGAGGCCACTTGAGTCCCTGCcggctccctctctccccctcccccactgctttcAGTGTCCCCCTGCCCACTACCGCCCTCAGCTAGGGCGGGGGCTCTCTCCTGTCCCCGGTGCCTTCCCAGCCACCTTCCGGGCCCCGCGTCCCTGAGCTCTGAAAGGGGGATTCTGGGGGCTTGGGTCAGAGTCCACGGGCCTGGTGCTTCCTTCCGTACCCCGGAGCAGGGGGaccagggggaggtggggaaggccaGACTGCCCCCCACTCCAGCCTTGGCTCCCCTCCCCTCATCCCTCCCATTATGATTATTTTGTTCTCCCCTTGATTACATCTGCTTCACTAGCTCAGAAATAAAGATCCTTTGAGACTAATTTTGCGCCCCCggctccccaccccttccctcctccttccctctaggCCTGGGCTCCCTTTCGCTCCTTTCTCACCGGCTGGAAGACATTGAGCTCCttgtctgggggctggggggctggtgggaggggtgCCAGGGGGATGGAGGGGGTCTCTCCAACTCTGGGACGTGTCCAGCAATCCAAACCTGTCCTCCCTTTGTTCCTGCAAAGCTCTTCACACTGTCCCCACCCTCTGGAGTCTGCCTTTCTCCCAGtaaccaggggctgggggggcacGGGAGGAGGACCCTGAACTCACTCCACCCCTCAACTccaggggaaggggggagaaaagggaggaaaaaaatcgaATCCCCCCCCTCATTAGCCAGAAAGGAAGCGAAAGGggataattataattaaaagcaGACAGCTGTGGATCTCGTCTTTTATGTTGCTCCAggcccctcccacctctgccaccatCCCCCAAACATCTGCATGGCTCTGAGCGCCCGGAGCAGGCGAGGAGGCGGACGTGTGGGGGCAGCTTTGGGGAAGGGGACCCCGTAGCCAGCACTTTCTTAAACATCTCAAACAGGCCCAGCGTAGGGAGGTGGCCTCTTCCTGCACCCCAATCTGCACCCCAAAGTCCGGGCCCATCCAAGGTGAGGACATTCAGGCAATAACTAATTCAATGATTTGGGGGAAATCTTTGGTTTTCCTAAAACCAGTAATGATGTATTCATAATAATACCaatacaaaaaaattacatataaccCGGAATCTTTTCTCATTCAGGCGggtctttcctcctcctccccccgcccccccccgtcTCTGaacacggggggcggggggtgggcagccGAGAGCCGGAAGAGCTAAGGGCTCCCAGGGCCGTGTTATAACAAAGAGAGGCTCATGGATTTAGGGGACACATAgatgcacacagacacatactTTATAATTTGGGGTGGTGTTGCTAGGCCTCGCTCTGCTATCCATGTATTTATAGAACTTGATCATAGGCCAGAACAGCAGGGTAATTATAGCATTATTAGCATATATGCAAATCAAGTAACCTATATACGCTGAATGGaagcaaattattatttatttctctccccctctccttccctggtATCAGCCCGGGCTCCTCAGAGCGGCACACCAGCAATTATCTGACGCTCCAGAGGGGGTCGCGGCCCTAGAGGAGGGGGCCGAGGGCGTGGGACACTTTTCTCGCTGTCGTTCTgggaagagtggggaggggctccGGGAGAAGTCTCTGAATTCacaaagggggggtggggtgagcaTGGAGAGACAGAGACCTGAGGACAGAGGCAGCAAAGCTGTGAAGagtgacagagacagggagacggACCCCCAGTGCCCAGGAGCCAAGAAGCAgcggagccggggtggggggtgggggggcggcggcgAAGGAATCCAGACTGGGAGGGAACACCGGGGCCAGCTtccctggagggagggggcagcaggggctCTGCAGGTGCATTCCGTCGCGGGCATGGGGCTGGCTGCTGTCCCTGCCGCCGCCCTGCCCAGAGCGCACCCCGTCCCCAAGCCCTCCGCC
Proteins encoded in this region:
- the MIR9-1HG gene encoding uncharacterized protein MIR9-1HG isoform X2, with the protein product MGSPKTSRGALLRPREKDRTRGTLGRSRICSPGWKGPGIQEAAAPLLVSSWGATLAFRTFPRAGPQRLTPGGRRSFAERGGDGGIWATELLTWGGWVFHHPPALFPPRVSQSRIQHHGQLPGGDSMILHIPVLGSPCQCLTPICAEAPVLRPLA
- the MIR9-1HG gene encoding uncharacterized protein MIR9-1HG isoform X1 — protein: MGSPKTSRGALLRPREKDRTRGTLGRSRICSPGWKGPGIQEAAAPLLVSSWGATLAFRTFPRAGPQRLTPGGRRSFAERGGDGGIWATELLTWGGWVFHHPPALFPPRVSQSRIQHHGQLPGDSQESGGVMTKVTQRGSGNAKMQPPELQPGPAHRV